From Chryseobacterium joostei, the proteins below share one genomic window:
- a CDS encoding helix-turn-helix domain-containing protein: MFSENDVRALPFIRQYIAEAKKDKDYDKLYQGYADGVEFSADRNVKLKYADSTIIAAKFSRKEALVSSAFLEKGVVYYFHFKKYQLALDEFLLAVKYAKNGTDPYYQNRLNYLIGVVKSYMGYYDEALPLFIKTRNHFGAEISRNQHPTILFDARRGYFNGLHQMAICYRNMGQFNLADSIVNVGLSEIGASREHRQEAGYFLKEKGISEFRKKEFSTAIASLIASSVALSKINDFSWLAVNYSYLGKSYLKLSDEPHALKNFEKVDSIFQKQAFIVPEVRDTYELLIDHYKSNSDVEKQLYYTNQLLKVDSVLFRDFNYLSRKISKEYDTRILKEDKKRLENRSVRDKVAQWGLGTVAVTFAATMLFYKRREKRLRSKYDNLEQKIKARDNANMAIKMEEKHDGNKLEIDPKVVEEILHKLKDFEEKGGFRESGLTQHRLADKFDTNHFYLSQIVNEYKGMNFTKYLIELRISYITDKLYNDSEYRKYKIETLAEECGMASRNHFSKLFKEINGIGPSEFIKRRKYDLDLDQNLIIETISQ; encoded by the coding sequence GTGTTTTCAGAGAATGATGTCAGGGCACTTCCATTCATTCGTCAGTACATTGCTGAGGCAAAAAAGGATAAGGATTATGATAAATTGTATCAGGGATATGCAGATGGTGTCGAATTCTCTGCTGATCGTAACGTAAAACTTAAATATGCGGATAGTACAATAATTGCTGCCAAATTTTCACGCAAAGAAGCTTTAGTTAGTTCTGCATTCCTTGAGAAGGGAGTTGTCTATTATTTCCACTTTAAGAAATATCAATTGGCATTAGATGAGTTTCTTTTAGCAGTCAAATATGCCAAGAATGGTACTGATCCATATTATCAGAACAGGCTAAATTATCTTATCGGTGTAGTAAAGAGTTATATGGGTTACTACGATGAGGCACTGCCTCTTTTTATAAAAACGCGCAATCATTTTGGTGCTGAAATAAGTAGAAACCAGCATCCGACAATACTATTTGATGCGCGAAGAGGGTACTTTAACGGCCTTCATCAGATGGCTATCTGTTATAGAAACATGGGACAATTCAATCTTGCCGATTCAATTGTCAATGTCGGGCTTTCTGAGATTGGTGCTAGCCGTGAGCATAGGCAGGAAGCTGGTTATTTTTTGAAAGAAAAAGGTATCTCTGAGTTTAGGAAAAAGGAGTTTTCAACTGCTATCGCCTCGCTTATCGCTTCATCGGTAGCGTTATCAAAAATTAATGATTTTTCGTGGTTAGCTGTAAACTATTCATATTTGGGGAAATCCTACCTTAAATTGAGTGATGAACCCCACGCTTTAAAAAACTTTGAAAAAGTCGATTCGATTTTTCAAAAGCAGGCTTTCATTGTTCCCGAGGTTCGAGATACCTATGAACTTTTGATTGATCATTACAAATCAAATAGTGATGTAGAAAAGCAATTATATTATACCAATCAGCTTTTAAAAGTAGATAGTGTCCTATTCAGGGATTTCAATTATTTGTCAAGAAAGATTAGCAAGGAGTATGATACACGTATATTGAAAGAAGATAAGAAGCGGCTTGAAAATAGATCCGTTAGAGACAAAGTGGCTCAATGGGGTTTAGGTACAGTGGCGGTAACTTTTGCAGCTACAATGCTATTTTATAAAAGAAGAGAAAAAAGGTTGCGAAGCAAATATGATAATCTGGAGCAAAAGATCAAAGCTAGAGATAACGCCAATATGGCCATCAAAATGGAGGAAAAGCATGATGGGAATAAACTTGAAATCGACCCCAAAGTTGTAGAAGAAATACTGCATAAATTAAAAGATTTTGAGGAAAAGGGAGGCTTTAGGGAAAGCGGTCTTACACAGCATAGATTGGCAGATAAATTCGATACTAATCATTTCTATCTTTCACAGATCGTGAATGAATACAAAGGCATGAATTTTACAAAATACTTAATAGAGCTGAGGATCAGTTATATAACTGATAAACTGTATAATGACTCAGAATACCGTAAATATAAGATCGAAACACTTGCAGAAGAATGTGGTATGGCCTCAAGAAATCATTTTTCAAAACTTTTCAAAGAGATCAATGGAATAGGTCCATCAGAATTCATCAAGAGACGTAAATATGATTTAGATCTGGATCAGAATCTTATCATTGAAACAATCTCACAATAA
- a CDS encoding type VI secretion system Vgr family protein — protein sequence MFQQEDNLSSKGIDSSKKNVLDSLSDVNLDDVTKIPGPQKEYLKQAKNITDTGRQFLNQPLLPNDPTTLKEKVWANQPTSKIFNAAGIPENAIAGINRVVKLDIFVDGKEIKYFKHFKLTQSAVKHHEFELTLAHDTLGAAENHNLEEAQNFLGKRITIVFKYKDVDNSPERNFVGVITEVGFSQEKGSLGNLVMTGCSPTILLDAAPHIQSFGGSKPISLNSIASEVIKEGLGADKFDFRVDSRYGNVPYSCQYEETHYNYLARMAEAYGEQFFYDGEVLHFGQLPPQEKPVVLTYGSNLTDVKIKMKAQHVNPTFYGYNSSKDEKFAGGKTKIDHKSDIAKRAYEISERTFQTPSLRVAPIKAATFMDIDASQKGTAGSKASEVFVTSGNTTVPFLHPGCIADIEMRKADSSETSYFTKLMLIEVTHEVDARGYYDGSFQAIASDTGFIPRPEFVVPTAEPQFGKVMSNTDPLNQGRVQVQLDWQRGKDSTEFIRVMSPDAGSSDKVSKNRGFMSVPEVGDQVIVNFVHLHPDRPFVMGGMFHGKVGAGGGEGNNVMSFSGRSGAELKFHNGAGSMNLQDQGGANMHFDGAGNATTNAKTAHSVNAGSNSSINVGGKKNAPPQSLLNMDAAGNITLDGKTSITFQVGGNKIVIDKKGISGTVTNGNISFDATAGTFTIHSNGNMDIKTDADLAVDSKSSKINSSGPTNITGADVEINKG from the coding sequence ATGTTTCAACAAGAAGATAATCTTTCCAGTAAAGGAATAGATTCATCCAAGAAAAACGTTTTGGATTCGTTAAGTGACGTCAATTTAGATGATGTTACCAAAATTCCGGGTCCACAAAAAGAGTATCTTAAACAAGCAAAAAATATAACTGACACAGGGCGGCAGTTTCTGAATCAGCCATTATTACCAAATGACCCCACCACCCTCAAGGAAAAAGTTTGGGCAAACCAGCCTACTTCCAAAATATTTAATGCAGCAGGGATTCCTGAAAATGCAATTGCAGGTATCAATAGGGTAGTTAAGCTCGATATTTTTGTCGATGGAAAAGAAATCAAATATTTTAAGCACTTTAAACTAACCCAAAGTGCTGTGAAGCATCATGAGTTTGAGCTTACACTTGCTCATGATACCTTAGGAGCTGCGGAAAATCACAATCTGGAAGAGGCGCAAAATTTTCTGGGAAAGAGAATAACCATTGTCTTTAAATATAAAGATGTAGACAATAGCCCCGAAAGAAATTTTGTAGGAGTTATTACAGAAGTAGGTTTTAGTCAGGAAAAAGGAAGTCTGGGCAATCTTGTCATGACAGGCTGTAGCCCCACAATATTATTGGATGCAGCGCCGCATATCCAGAGTTTTGGCGGATCAAAACCCATCAGTCTAAATAGTATAGCAAGTGAAGTCATCAAAGAAGGCTTAGGTGCTGACAAATTTGATTTCAGGGTTGATTCCCGCTATGGAAATGTACCGTATAGTTGTCAGTACGAGGAGACACATTATAACTATCTGGCTAGAATGGCAGAAGCTTATGGTGAACAATTTTTCTATGATGGTGAAGTTCTTCATTTTGGACAGCTACCACCGCAGGAGAAACCCGTTGTACTTACTTATGGTAGCAATCTGACTGATGTGAAAATCAAAATGAAGGCGCAGCATGTAAATCCAACATTCTATGGTTATAACAGCAGTAAAGATGAAAAGTTCGCTGGTGGAAAAACCAAAATTGACCATAAATCAGATATTGCCAAAAGAGCATATGAGATTTCTGAACGGACTTTTCAAACACCATCTTTACGTGTTGCCCCTATAAAAGCTGCAACCTTTATGGATATTGATGCATCGCAGAAAGGTACTGCCGGGAGCAAAGCGTCGGAAGTTTTTGTCACCTCGGGAAATACGACAGTTCCGTTTCTTCATCCTGGATGTATAGCAGATATTGAGATGAGAAAAGCTGATAGTAGCGAAACTTCATACTTTACAAAACTGATGCTTATTGAAGTTACGCACGAAGTTGACGCTCGTGGTTACTATGATGGTTCATTTCAAGCGATTGCATCCGATACAGGATTTATCCCAAGACCCGAATTTGTAGTTCCAACTGCGGAACCCCAATTTGGGAAAGTAATGTCAAATACAGATCCACTCAATCAAGGGCGCGTACAGGTGCAACTGGACTGGCAACGTGGAAAAGATTCAACCGAATTTATCCGCGTAATGTCTCCCGATGCGGGTAGTAGCGATAAGGTCAGCAAAAACCGTGGCTTTATGTCTGTACCAGAAGTGGGGGATCAGGTTATTGTAAATTTTGTCCATCTGCATCCCGATCGGCCATTTGTAATGGGAGGCATGTTTCATGGAAAAGTTGGCGCAGGTGGTGGTGAAGGTAATAATGTAATGAGTTTCAGTGGTAGGAGCGGAGCAGAATTGAAATTTCATAATGGTGCAGGTTCCATGAACCTACAGGACCAGGGCGGAGCAAACATGCATTTCGACGGAGCTGGAAATGCCACAACAAATGCAAAAACAGCCCATAGTGTTAATGCTGGCAGCAATAGTTCCATTAATGTCGGCGGTAAAAAAAATGCACCGCCACAATCTCTCTTAAATATGGATGCTGCAGGTAATATTACGCTTGACGGCAAGACAAGTATAACCTTTCAGGTTGGCGGAAATAAAATTGTCATCGACAAAAAGGGGATTAGCGGAACAGTTACCAATGGAAACATCAGTTTCGATGCGACTGCTGGAACATTTACTATTCATAGCAATGGTAACATGGATATCAAGACCGACGCTGACTTAGCTGTTGACAGCAAATCTTCCAAGATCAATTCAAGTGGGCCAACCAATATTACAGGAGCAGATGTAGAAATTAATAAAGGATAA